A region of Mycteria americana isolate JAX WOST 10 ecotype Jacksonville Zoo and Gardens chromosome 11, USCA_MyAme_1.0, whole genome shotgun sequence DNA encodes the following proteins:
- the FEZF2 gene encoding fez family zinc finger protein 2: MASSGSLETVMPSSCPRHDGRAAAANPSKTLAFSIERIMAKTSEPKPAFEQRHGGPEPEPGKKPLSLCSPLPCVIPIPPLGYEVPSKTLLNYSELWKSSLRGGAGLCKANCGVCCKAELALGQPSGRLIKPQVIHQAGAVPAAPRSLYYFNYLDAAYHPADILHGQLFPAGLLGAPPPGGLSAHQKLFLLENAKLAGLAAEKLPPPPPFAHKERLPGHLDQVMKEAAAAERGGPPKGHAKLGGGGGGAAEGKPKNFTCEVCGKVFNAHYNLTRHMPVHTGARPFVCKVCGKGFRQASTLCRHKIIHTQEKPHKCNQCGKAFNRSSTLNTHIRIHAGYKPFVCEFCGKGFHQKGNYKNHKLTHSGEKQYKCTICNKAFHQIYNLTFHMHTHNDKKPFTCVTCGKGFCRNFDLKKHVRKLHDSVSSAPPPPPRDPGRSGQS, from the exons ATGGCGAGCTCGGGGTCGCTGGAGACGGTcatgccttcctcctgcccccggcACGACGGCAGGGCCGCCGCCGCTAACCCCTCCAAGACCCTGGCCTTCTCCATCGAGCGGATCATGGCCAAGACGTCGGAGCCCAAGCCAGCCTTCGAGCAGAGGCACGgcgggccggagccggagccgggcaaGAAGCCGCTGAGCCTCTGCTCGCCCCTGCCCTGCGTGATCCCCATCCCGCCGCTGGGCTACGAGGTGCCCTCCAAGACTCTCCTCAACTACTCGGAGCTGTGGAAGAGCAGcctgcggggcggcgcggggctctgCAAAGCCAACTGCGGCGTCTGCTGCAAGGCAGAGCTCGCCCTGGGCCAGCCCAGCGGCCGGCTCATCAAGCCGCAGGTCATCCACCAAGCGGGGGCCgtgccggccgccccccgctcccTCTACTACTTCAACTACCTGGACGCCGCGTACCACCCGGCCGACATCCTGCACGGACAGCTCTTCCCCGCCGGCCTGCtgggcgccccgccgccgggggggcTCTCGGCCCACCAGAAGCTCTTCCTGCTGGAGAACGCCAAGCTGGCGGGGCTGGCGGCCGAgaagctgccgccgccgccgcccttcGCGCACAAGGAGCGGCTGCCGGGACACCTGGACCAGGTGAtgaaggaggcggcggcggcggagcgcggcggccccCCCAAGGGCCACGCCAagctggggggcggcggcggcggcgcggcggagggCAAGCCCAAAAACTTCACCTGCGAGGTCTGCGGCAAG GTGTTCAACGCGCACTACAACCTCACCCGCCACATGCCGGTGCACACGGGGGCCAGGCCGTTCGTGTGCAAGGTCTGCGGGAAGGGCTTCCGCCAGGCCAGCACCCTGTGCCGGCACAAAATCATCCACACCCAG GAGAAACCCCACAAGTGCAACCAGTGCGGGAAGGCGTTCAACAGGAGCTCCACGCTCAACACCCACATCCGCATCCACGCCGGCTACAAGCCCTTCGTCTGCGAGTTCTGCGGCAAGGGCTTCCACCAGAAAG GCAACTACAAGAACCACAAGCTGACCCACAGCGGAGAGAAGCAGTACAAGTGCACCATTTGCAACAAAGCCTTCCACCAGATCTATAACTTGACTTTCCACATGCACACCCACAACGACAAGAAGCCCTTTACGTGCGTCACTTGCGGGAAAGGATTTTGCAGAAACTTTGATTTAAAGAAGCACGTCCGAAAGTTGCACGACAGCGTCTCcagcgctcccccgccgccgccgcgggaccCTGGGCGCAGCGGGCAGAGCTAA